The Methylophilus sp. TWE2 region GCCTGGCAGTTCCAGCTTACGCACTTCGTCCTGCGTAAAGAAGCGGAACTCGCGTTCCTCCTGTAATCTGACTACTTCATGCATATTGGTGACACGGATAATCTCACCCATATATCGGCTGTTCGGTTTACGCGCGCCCACCGGGTAAATCTCGTTGAGTGAGCGGAAAATGCCGCGCAGGTTGGGGTCCTTGACTTCGCGCACCAGCAAATCCGGCGAGTTGAGGTCTATGCGCAGGATATGCGTCCAGTGCTTTTCACTCTCCAGCGTCACAAGATAATGGTAAGAGGTCATTAAAGACAGTTCGGCGATGTACTGGATCGAATGATCCGGGTCCACCGTGATCATCAGGGCATCAATCTCCTGAATCATGTCGGTCAGGCCCATCTGGTCGCGTTCTTCTAGCAGTTTTTGCAGATACTCCTCAAAGAAAGCCGAGTTCTGTTTATCACCGTGGCGCGCAAAATCGAGAGAGTTAATCATGATGCTTCAGTATTAAAGGTAATACTACGTTTAAGCAAGGTACGTTCCCGCTGCGCAATCAGCGCCTAAGCCTGTCCACTAGCGCTTTGCAAGCAGGTTTGTATAAAGACATCGCCAACAGCCTGCATTAAAAAGCAACAGGGCAACCTTGGTTGCCCTGTTTTAGTGCTTTAAAGTTTAACGGCCTTTACCACTGAGTGAGCCACGTTTGAGGATAGGGTCATCATAGGCAATGCAGCGGCCTATGCCCAGAAAACTTGGCCGCATCCCCAAGGGGCAACTATTGCTGCGCTCAAACTGCTCTACTTTGGTTTTCGCGACTTCTGCTTTTTTGGCATCCTTGAACTCCCAGTAACCGTTGGAGTGCAGGATCACTTCGTCGCCTTCAACGGTTTTGGCTTGTATGTCATCCTCTGCAGGCTGGGCGGCAAAACTGTATGAGCAACTGAGGCATACTGCAATCAGAAGCCAGCGAGCTGTGTGTAACATAGGGCGGTCCTTGAGTACGTAATAAATAAAAGCCAGGTCTGCACGACCTAGCTTGGGTTATTGTGACATGCCATTATGCCTGAGCAAAGCATCCATGCTCGGTTCGCGGCCTCTGAAGGCCACAAACGATTCCATCGCCGGACGAGCACCGCCTTGTGCCAGTACCTCATTCTTAAAGCGGCTTCCCGCTTCTTCAGACAATACGCCCAGTTCTTCAAACAGGCTGTAAGCATCCGCAGAGAGTACCTCTGCCCATTTGTAGCTGTAGTAGCCAGCCGCATAACCACCGGCAAAAATATGGCTAAAGCTGTTGGGGAAGCGGTTCCACTTCGGTGGACGTAATACCGCCACTTCTTCACGTACTTGCTCTAGCACGTCCAGGGCGGTTTGTTTGCCTGCCGGATCAAAGCTGCTGTGCAGACGCATATCGAATAATGAAAACTCGATTTGGCGCACGGTTTGCATGCCAGCCTGGAAGTTTTTGGCCGCGACCATTTTGTCGAATAGCGCACGTGGCAGTTGCTCACCACTGTCGACATGTGCCGTCATATGGCGCAACACGTCCCATTCCCAGCAGAAGTTTTCCATAAACTGGCTGGGGAGCTCTACCGCGTCCCATTCCACACCCTTGATGCCGGAGACACTATATTCCTCGACCTGGGTCAGCATATGGTGCAGGCCGTGTCCAAACTCATGAAACAGCGTGATCACTTCGTCATGGGTGAAGAGCGCAGGCTTGTCGCCCACCGGTGCGGAGAAGTTGCAGGTCAGGTAAGCGACGGGCAGTTCAATGCCACTGGCTGTTTTGCGGCGCGTGATACATTCATCCATCCAGGCGCCGCCACGTTTGCCATGACGCGCATACAGGTCGAGGTAGAAATAGGCAACTGGCTGGCGTTGCTGGTCGCTAATTTCGTAGAAACTTGCATCCTTATGCCATAAGGGCGCGTCGGTTTTGCGTACCTGCACGCCAAAAATGGTTTCAACCACTTTAAATAATCCGGCCAGCACTTTGTCTTCCGGGAAGTATTGTTTCACTTCCTGATCAGAGAATGCGTATTTTTCTTCACGCAGTTTTTCGCTGATATAGGCCACGTCCCAGGCCTGCATATCGCTAAAGCCCAGTTTCTCGGCGTAAGCTTTGAGCTCGGCCATGTCTTTTTCAGCGTATGGTTTGGCGCGTTTAGCTAACGTATCCAGAAACTCAATCACTTGTTGTGGTGTATCGGCCATTTTGGTGGCCAGTGACAGCTCGGCGTAGTTTTTAAAGCCTAATAGCTGCGCCTCTTCCTGCTTCAGTTTGAGCAGGTCGGCAATTAAATGGGTGTTGTCCCATTCCGGTTTGCTGAACTCAGAGGCGCGGGTGGCATAGGCGCGGTAGAGGGTTTCGCGCAATGAGCGATTGTCGCAATACTGCATCACCGGCATATAAGACGGGAAATGCAGGGTAAACAGGTAACCGCTCTGGCCGTCCGCTTTTGCAGCTTCGGCAGCTGCTTGCAGCGCGTCATCAGGCAGGCCTGTTAACTCAGCAGCGTCTGCAACCACATGCTTGAAGTCATTCGTGTTGTCCAGAATATTCTCTTCAAACTTACTGCCCAGTTTGGAGAGCTGTTCGGCAATTTCTTTGAAACGCACTTTTTCCGCAGGTGGCAGCTCGGCACCGCCGAGTTTAAAACCACGCACTTCGTTATCGATGATTTTCTTTTGTGCCCGGCTGAGTTGGGCGTATTCGGCACTGGCTTGGATCGCTTTGTATTTGTTATACAGGCGTTCGTCCTGCGACAGGTCGCTATAAAAGTCGGTCAGTTTGGCCAGGTTTTCGTTGTAGGCTTCACGCAACTCCGGCGTGTTCACCACTGCGTTCATGTGTCCGACCGGTCCCCAGCTACGCGACAGTTTTTCCGAAAAATCTTCAATCGGCTGCACGAAGTGTTGCCAGTCAGGGGTCTCTGTGGCCGTTGCCAGTTGCTCGACCAGGGCGCGGCCTTCAGCAAGCAAGGTGTCGATGGCCGGAGACACATGCTCCGGGCGGATGTCATTAAACTTAGGCAGGCCAGTAAAAACGAGTAATGGGTTAGTGCTCACAACGTTATCCTTTGATGAATACAATGCTTGATAGAGGCTATTATTAGCCAAATGTTCGCGTGTGGGTCATTGTATATTTTGATGATGGTGATGAATTTTGCAAATACAAGGACAGGGCTAGTCCTTGTTACAACAGCTCACCGTTAAATTTTTTAATCAGGGGTTCAATTTTTTCCAGGTCACTAAACGACAGGATCTTTTTGGCCTGTTTGGCCAATATGCTTTCTTCGCTTTGCAGAATTTGTGATTTCACGCTCAGGATATGGGAAGGATGCATGGACAACTGTCGCATGCCCATACCGACCAGCAGGCGCGTCAGCTTGATATCGCCCGCCATTTCACCACAGACCGAGACCGGTTTCTGGTATTTTTCTGCGGCTTGTATGGTGAGTTGTATCAGGCGTAACACGGCCGGATGCAACGGGTTATACAAATGCGCCACCGCATCGTCAGCCCGGTCAATCGCCAGAGTGTACTGAATCAGGTCGTTGGTGCCTATGGACAAAAAGTCGAGTTCTTGCGCAAACGCTTCAGCATTGATGGCCGCCGCTGGCACTTCTACCATGCCGCCCATGTGTATCTGCTCGTCAAACGGGATGTTTTCCTTGCGCAGTGACTCCTTGGCCCGCTCAAGTAACAGCCTGGCCTGGCGCAGTTCGGCCAGGTTAGACAACATGGGGATGAGGATTTTGACCTGCCCGTAACGTGATGCCCGTAACAGGGCGCGGAACTGGGTGTGGAAAATATGTGGCTCAGCCAGGCAGTAGCGCACAGCACGCAAACCCAGGGCCGGGTTAGTGGCAGTGACCACTTCGTCCGGGTTCAGTTGCTTGTCTGCACCGATATCCAGCGTACGGATGGTCACCGGATAGCCTTTCATGGCCTCGGCCACGTGCTTGTAGGCCTCAAACTGCTCCTGCTCGCTGGGCATCTCGCTGCGGTTCATAAACAGGAACTCGGTGCGGTACAAACCTACCCCCACAGCGCCAGACGCTTTTGCACTGATCACGTCTTCGGGGACTTCAATATTGGCCAGCAAATCAATCGCTACGCCATCGACAGTCACCGCTTTAGTGGTTTTGATCAGTTGCAGCTTTTGTTGTGCTAGCTGCCACTGGTTTTGCTTGAGCTTGTATTCGGACAGGACTTCCGGGTCCGGGTTGACAATAACAACCCCGGCGGCGCCATCGACAATCATCAATTCGCCGTCGTTGATGAGGTCACGTGCGCGTTGCAATGCCACAATCGATGGAATATTCAGGCTGCGAGCCAGAATCGCAGTATGTGAGGTCACGCCGCCGACATCGGTGATAAACGCCGCAAACTGGTGATGCTTGAACTGGATGGCATCGGCCGGCGATACATCATGTGCCACCAGGATCATGGCACGCTCTTGCCGGGCTTGCAGTTTCTTTTCGCTGGCAGCCAGCTGGTCTCGGCCCAGCAACACTTTGATCACACGTTCAACAACTTGCACCACGTCCTGTTTTCGCTCACGCAAGTAGGCATCTTCAATGGCGTCAAACTGGGCCACGATATCATCCATTTGCTGCTTGAGCGCCCACTCGGCATTGCATAGCTCATCGCGGATAATGGCCTTGGGTGCCTCGGAGAGCGACTTGTCACTGAGCATGGCCAGGTGCGTGTTGATAAAAGCACCCAGCTCGGCGGGAGCGTTTTTGGGCAATTGTGACTTGAGTTGCTCAAGATCGTGTTTGACCAGGGCAATCGCGCGTTCAAAACGGGCGATTTCGTCATCGACACCGCTAGCCTCAATCTTGAAGTGCACGACCTCCAGCAAGGCATGGGAAATCAGGTGGGCATGGCCAATGGCGATGCCACTGGACACACCGACGCCGTGCATGCTGAAACTGGTCAATTACTCACCCTCACCAAAGTAGTCATTCACCAGCGCTTGCAGTGCCGCCAATGCCTGTTCTTCGTCCGGACCGGTGGCTTCAATGTCGATGATGCTGCCTTTGGCTGCAGCCAGCATCATGACACCCATAATACTTTTGGCGTTGACACGACGGCCGTTTTTTTCGACCCAGACTTCGCTTTTGAACTGGCTGGCCGTTTGGGTGAACTTGGTCGAGGCGCGAGCATGTAAGCCGAGTTTGTTAATGATTTCTACAGAGAGTTTGGCCATAAGTGTTTAAAGTTATTGTGCGTGATGACAAGTGGTTTTGGTGAAGTGGACGACGCCATCGCGGCCGCCACTCAGTGCTTTCTGGATGCAGGAATGCAGGCCTTCGTGGCGGTAATTGAGAACGCGGACCAGCATGGGCAAATTCACTCCGGCAACGCCTTCGATTTCATCTGGCGTTAGCAGGCGAGTGACAATATTGCAGGGCGTTGCGCCGTAAATGTCTGACAACACTAATACCCCTTGGCCGCTATCGAGGTTTTTAACCAGTGCCTGTGCTTTGGGCAATATTTCGGCTGGGTCGTCATGTTTGGAGATTTCCAGGAAATCCAGCTGTGCCGGGCGATTGCCCATCACATGCGTCGCGCAATCAATCAGGCTAGGCCCCAGGCTGCCATGCGCAATAATCAATACACCAATCATAAGTTTGCTCTCAGAATCCGTAATTAAGGGGTGGCGGTGACAGGCGCATCGTGCAATTCACGATGACGTGTCATCACTTGATGCTGTTGCTTGAAATAGGCGCCCAGTTGTTCCACCAGATAGACGGAACGGTGTTGCCCCCCGGTGCAGCCGATGCCGACAGTGACGTAGCTGCGATGATCGTGATAAAAGCTTGGTAACCATTTTTCTATATAGTGCTGAATGTCTTGCTGCATTTCAAGCACCATGGGTTCGTTTTGCAGAAATTGCTGGATAGGCGCTTCCTTGCCATTGTAAGGGCGCAAAACCGGGTCGTAATGGGGATTAGGCAGACTACGCACATCAAACACAAAGTCAGCATCCAGCGGGATGCCATGTTTAAAGCCAAATGAGATAAATGACAGCACCAGTGAGTGGTCGCGCGCTTGCTGGTAGCTTTGCTCGAGTTGCAGCATCCAGTCACGCGTATGATGACGCAATGCATTGGCCGACAGGTTGCTGGTATCTACATGATGGCCCAGGTTACTCAGCCCGGATAACAGGTCACGTTCGTGATTGATGCTTTCGTCCAGCGCCTGGTCAGGCGTACTCAAGGGATGTTTGCGCCGGGTTTCGGAAAAACGTTTCACCAGCGTCTCGCGGCTGGCATCCAGAAAAAGCAGGTGAACAGCAATGCCCTGTGTTTTCAGCGTTTGCAGGATATCTGGCAGCGATTCAATGGCAATGCTGCGGCTATCGATACTCACAGCGACTTTGGCCGCGTCACGGTCAGCCACATGGTTTTGGATGTGGGGCAACAAGGTGGCAGGCAGGTTATCAATACAATAATAGCCGCTGTCTTCAAACACGCGCAAAGCAATGGTTTTACCCGAGCCCGACAGACCTGTCACGATCACCAGCTGCATGTACCCAACCTTTTCATCTTAATTTGCTTTCCCGGAGCATGATTTGTTTTTGCCGTTGCGTCAGCTGTTTGGTGGCATTCACGCCGCGCAGCAGCAACATATGGTTGCGCACGGCGGCTTCAACCAGTACCGCGATGTTGCGGCCAGCCGCAATGGGGATAATGACCTTGCTGACTTCCACATCCAGCACGTGCTGGGTTTGACGGTTGGCGCTCAGGCGGTCCAGGTCTTGCGGTTTCAGTTCATCCGCCAGTTCCAGCTGTATCATCATGTCCAGTGGTTTAGTCGGTTTGACCGCATTATCGCCGTAGAGTGCGCGGATATTGAGGATACCCAGGCCACGCACCTCTAAAAAATCTTGCAGCAATTCCGGGCAGCGGCCTTCTATGCGTTCCGGCGAGATACGGTAAAAATCGACAATATCATCCGCCACCAGGCGGTGACCGCGCGAGATCAGTTCCAGCGCCAGTTCGCTTTTACCAATCGCGGCGCTACCGGTGATCAATACGCCAAAGCCTTGCACCTCCATAAACACGCCATGCATGCTGGTGGTTTCTGCCGTGGCCACCGCCAGGTAATGGCTCAGCAACTCCATCAGCTGCGGGCTAATCAACGGTGTAGTAAACAAGGGAGTTTGTGTTTGTTGCGCGGCTTCGAGCATGATGGCAGGGACTTTTTCGCCGTTGGCGACCACCACCATGGCCAGGTCTGTTGAAAATAAATTACTCACCGCCTGCTGCACCGCGAGTATGCTCAAACCGCCCAGGTAATCCATTTCGGCACAGCCCAGCACTTGTACGCGATTGGGATGCACAAAATTCAAATGACCGACCAGCGCCAGCGACGGTTTGGTCACGGTGCCTGAAGTCAGGATTTTTTGACCACCAGACTCGCCAGCCACCCATTTCAATTTGAGTTTGCTGCGTATCTGTTTGTACAAATCAGCGACAGAGATTTGCGCCATACGGGGTGTCAACATGTCCACAAGTGATTGAGGCTCATTTTACAACTGAATAGCAGGTGGTGGGAGTGAAACGACGTAAAAGTGATACAGAAGTGGTTGTTTGAATTCTCTACCCGAGCGGGTAGAGAATGTGAGGCAAAACTTAGGAACTCAACTGGTGTTTCACTGCGCCACCAGATTTATGGTGGTCACCGTTTTTTTCCTTGTGTTTTAATACCTGACGGTCAAGTTTGTCAGTAAGCATGTCGATGGCACTGTACATGTTCTCATCGGTGCAGGCAGCGTGCAAATCGTTGCCTGGAACGTGCAGTGTGGCTTCAACCTTTTGGGCGAGCTTTTCAACAGACATGGTGACTTTGACATCGATCACATGGTCGAAGTGATTGCTGATACGCGTAAATTTGGATGAAACGTAATCGCGTAATGCCGGAGTGATTTCTAAATGATGTCCAGTAAGTTGTAAATTCATGACAAACTCCTTTTCTCAGAAATGGTGCCTTTCCAGAGCCAATTGCCTTATCAATTGGATAGAGAGGACAGTTTCAGTTTACTCTTTTGAGAAACAGATGCAACCCGGAAGTGAAGTGCTTTATTGATGTTAATCAGGTGTTGCGCAGACTTTTTATCAACTCCATCATTGAGCGCAAAATCATCCCGCCTTTCTCAAGGTGAGATTGATACGGCAGTTGCCTGTCAGAGAATGTGTGCCTGCCTTAACGGGGCTAACACCATGGTAAAACCTTCGGCTGGCACCTCCCCAGACCACCACATCGCCATGCTGTAGCGGAATTTTCACCGGTTTGTCACTACGCTTGCTGCCCCCAAACAGAAACGTGGCCGGCAGGCCAAGTGAGACAGAGACAATCGGCTGAGTGAAGTCTTTTTCGTCTTTGTCCTGATGCAGACCCATTTTGCAGCCCGGCGCATAGACATTGATCAGGCAGCTATCAGGCACAAACTGGGAATAGCCCGCTTTACCGGCGGCCTCTGCTGCCAGTTGCAAAATCACTGCGGGCAGGGGAGGCCACGATACATTGGTTGATGGGTTGACGGGGCTGTAACCATAGCCTTGTGCGTTACTCACCCAGCCTAGTGCCCCCATGCTGCTGGTTTGCACCGACATCACATAGCCCATGGGGGTCATCATGTGCTGCGGTGGGTGTGCGGTCAGATGGTGTTTTACACAGGGCCACAAGGCATGCATTTCTGGCAGCGCAAATCCAGGCAGCCAACAGGCGCCTTCCGCAATTGCAATTGAGTGTGGGCGTTGTTCGGTAAATAAATCCATCGTCATGGTTTGCGTTCGAAGAGAAAAGTGGATTAGTGCATCCACTCGATACGGACATTCTTTTGCCGCGCAAGTTTTTCCATATGCGGGATGGCGCGTTCCAGATTTAGCAAATGATCCGATGCCGTTTCCTGATGAAAACCTAGCACCATCACAGGATGCCGTGCACTCAATAATTGCTCAAACAGTTGCACCAGCTGTTTGGCACTGGTGTAGTCGGCCAGGCCAGCGTTATTGGGGCATTCCATGAGTTCAACACTCAGTGCAAATGGCTGCTCAAAAGGCGTGCTCTGTGGATGTAACTGTTTAAGCAGGCGGACCAGGCGACTGTCTTTGTGCCAGCGGGTGGTGAGCAAGTTAGCATCAATATAAGAGCTATCCCAGATAAACCGGTTAGCTTCCAGTGCCGCTTGTAATTTGGGGCCAAATTGCCATGCCCCGGCACGAAAGTGACGGGGGCGTTGAAAGCCATTGGTGACCAGCAGATCACTGCTGCAAGCAACGAGTTGCGTCAGTTCCAGTTGGTTGTAAGCATATTCGAGGCTCACTGAGTAACCACAGCTTGCTTCGCGGCAGTCCTCTTTGGCATCGGAGATGGAGGGAGCCGTTTGAAAGGTGACACCGCAGTATTGCACCAATGAACGCATGGGATGCAGATGCAGGCCGACTGTATCCTGCGGCAGGAATGTGCTGCGGATATGGCTGCCGATTTGCGCACGGTTGGCGCCAGGTTGCAAAAAATAGGCCGGGTTAATCAGATGTAATAAGGGGATGTGCGGAAATTTTTCCCTGAAACTGCGCATGGCATGCAGATTGTCTTCCTCTAGCGACAGGCCTTCCCAATCGACTGTGACCCAAAGCTGCATGGTTTCCCCTGCCTTTAGCGGTAAAGCCAGGCAAGCAATCAAGACCGTGAACACTATTTTTACAAGCATGTCCGCGGTCTTTGCATGCATGGGCTAATTCTGAGCGCATTTAATGAAGTGTTGTACCATTCTGCCATCCATCATTTGCGAGGTTTGCTTGGTCAACCGACATTCTTTTTCGGGATCCAGCGTCCACTCGGTATTATCAATTTCTGTGTAGCGGTCTCTGTCCCATGACCAAACGGAGTCATGGCCGCGCGTGGGTTCCTCGCCCATTTCTTTGAGTTTTCTGTATCCGCTTAATTTCTTATCCAGAATTTCCAGGGTATGCGTAGCCGGGTGAGTCCAAATAGGCTTCGCTGTCTTTGCTTTCACAGGAAACATCCACATTGGGCAGTAATGCGCGGTGCAGACACACATATGCGCAGGCTTCACCAGGTAAGCTTTTGAGGCAGCATTCAGGTGAACGATCTCAGCTTCAAATAGATCATGCGGTTTCACTTCCTGGCAACTGGCAATGCGGCTTGGCCCTACTTCTTTGGTCAGGTAAGCGGTAATGTTTGCAGGCAGTTTAGCGGGATTCTGGAAGTGTTTTTCTATGCTGTATTCTTCAGATGCCATTAAGGCTGACGGGAACAGGAATAAAAGCAGGAAAAGTGTTTTCATGAAAATGACTCATTGATTGCAAAGTAGTATTTTCCAGCAAATTTGAGTTTTTTGCGCGTGTATCTTCAATTTTTACAATGCTAGGTGCTTGTTTGCAAGGAGCAAACACGAAGAGGGCGCGCGTCATCTATTTAATTTGGTATTTTTACTGTTTTATTAGTTGATGCGTATGAGGCAAAGCTTTATTGAACAATTTTTGAGTCAGCGTGAGGTACACCCTAAGCTGACATTTTGACAGGAAGAAGGCTTAAGTTGATAAAGGTTGTGCTGCGGCTAAAAGGTAGGTGCGTACGTTATCTAGGGAGCTGTACACAAACTCATCCTTCACTACGATGTAAGAGAGACACAATGAAACTCCCTGTATGTGCTTAAACTTTGGCTCGAGTGATTGTTTTACATGACCACCACTATGCACTAATACATTTCTAACAATACGTAGTTGATTTATACAGGTGTAATTGTCCTTAACTGCATCAAGATTAATTCCTGCATGCTGGGTTAGATAGTTGTGCATGCATTTACGGTCATCTCGACCTTTGGCATCCCACCATGGGAGGCTCAAGTTGTGAAGGTTTTTGTAAGTATCACATAGCTTTATCAGCCAAAACTCTAGAAGGCTGTATGAGTCGATAACCATCCCTGGCTTGATAAGGTGAGAGAAGCCATGGTATTGCGCCTGTGATAACTCAGAGTCAAGGTCTTGAACCTCAAGCGGGGTCTGACTCTCTTCCTTTGTGGCATCATAGTAGACTGCAAAGAGCTTATTGAAATAGTTCTCCAGACTTTTGCAAGAAGAATCAATTTGTGCGGTGAGTTTCATTTCCTAGTCCTACCTGGTTGAGTGCTTGTGTTTAAACAAAACCGAAAGCTACATCTGTTGCTACAGCTCGACGGGAGGCACGGGGGGATTGGCTCCGCCCTAAATCTATTAATGTCCTTACGAAAATTTGCTGTGGAATTTTTCTATTTGGCCTATCCGGGCTATTGTTGAGAGTATATGCCTCTATTAGAATGCATATCGCAGTAAATATTAATAATAAATCACTTTAGGAGAACACTATGCTCGGGAAAGCATTCTTACTTGGAGGAATGTTAGTTTCATTTGGAGCTAACGCGGCTGTTATAGATTTTGATGTCAATGATATTGACCCAACAAACGCTACTACCATTTTACAATTACCTAGCCAGAACGGCGTCTTCAATTTTGCTGGTTACTTAAACACAGGAGGCGAAGTCCAAACAAATCAAAACCCAGGTGATACTTTTGGTTTGTATTTGGGTAGCACTTTATTGAAGCCACTAAGTAGTTTTACTTTTGACAGTACAAATGTGGGCTATTCATTTGACTTCAAAAACTTAGCCGCAGGAAGCTACACTTTACGTTTCAACATAAATGGCAATGCAACTGCTAGAGCTTTCGATTTAACTTCAACGATAACTCCGGTTCCAGAGCCTGAAAGCTTTGCCTTAATGGCAGTTGGTCTCGGTATACTTGGATTAATTGCACGTCGTAAGGCGTAATGTTATGAAACGGATTCTTATTGCAGTGACAGTTTTAAGCCTATTATTGCCCGGTTGTGTGGTTGTAAGAGACCATTGTCCACCCGGACAGGCTAAAAAGGGTAATTGCTAAGGCGAACGCTTATTTTCAAAAGAAAGACTCAGGGTAACCCCTTGGGTCTTTTTTGTTTGCTCTAGGCAAACTCAGGGAATGGATAAAACACGTTGTTGCTGGTAATGCGAGGTATTAGGGTGCATACAAGGGAGGCGGGTGCGCCTCATCTATAGCGGCAGAGTCGCACGAGGTCAACGACGGCTCATCAGCTTTCGCCTACTGCCTGATTCACTGCACCCGCCCTGGAATTGTAGGGCATTCCACGACATTCGGCCATGCATGCATAGCGTATAATTCGTGCTATGTCTTTATCCATCCGTCAGATTCTGGCCCATCAGGGCTATGCGCTTCCCAAGTTGCTCACTTACCGTATTTTCATGGTGCTGTCTTACCAGATGATGATGGTTGCGATTGGTTGGCATGTTTATCAACTCACGCATGACCCTTGGTCTTTGGGCCTGATTGGCCTGGCCGAAGTGATTCCGTATATGGGTAGCGCATTATTTGCCGGACATGCCGTGGATCACTATTTTTCCCGTCGTGGATTTGCAATGGTCTCGGCCCTTTTCCTGGCCATGAATGCTGGTTTGCTGGTGTGGATTGCCCAATATCCCGGACCGCATACTGCGACATGGATTTATGCCACGGTAGCCTTGACCGGGTTTGCGCGCGCCTTGATTTCACCAAGCTACAACACCCTGTTTGCGCTGATTATTCCGCGGGCTTCCATTGCCAAAGCCTCTGGCATCGGCAGCTCCATGTTCCAGATAGGCCTGATTGTCGGCCCCGCCATCGGCGGCCTGCTGGTTGGCTTTGCCGATACATATGTGGCCTATGAAATTTCTGCCTTGTTGGCGCTTGGGGGCGCCGTGGCTGCGCTGGCTTTGCGTGTCCAAGAACACCGCAGCCATGCGCCTATGCGGGTGTTCGCCAGCATAGGCGAAGGCTTGCGTTTTGTGCGGCGCACGCAAGTGGTGCTGGCGGCGCAGCTACTGGATATGTTCGCTGTGTTGTTTGGCGGGGCGGTTGCCATGCTGCCAGCCTTTGTACATGACATTTACCAGATGGGTCCGGAAGGGCTGGGCGTACTGCGCGCTGCACCTGCTTTGGGCGCGATTGTGACCGGCATCTGGCTGGCAAAACATCCTATTCACAAACATAGTGGCCGCTGGTTATTGCTGGCTGTCGCCGGATTTGGCCTGTGCATGATTGCGTTTGGTTTGTGTCGCACCTATTGGCTGGGTATTATCATCCTGGCGATGTCTGGCATGATGGATGCAGTGTCTGTGATCTTGCGGCAAACCATTTTGCAACTGGCCACGCCAGATGGCATGCGGGGGCGTGTGTCAGCCATCAATGGCATTTTTATCGGCTCGTCCAATGAGCTGGGGGCATTCGAGTCCGGACTCACAGCCAGGCTGATGGGCCTGGTGCCTTCGGTGGTCTTTGGCGGATGCATGACGCTTCTGGTGGTCGGCGTGACTTGGTTTAAAGCGCCTAAATTAAGAGATTTGCATCTCATGGATCTGCATTAGTACCTCGTGATAGGGACTCGCTATAACTAGTCAGCTCCCTGCAGTATGGTTGAAGGGTTATGTTCATGCGTGATCTGGATCAGTTATTTCAAGCTTTGCAACGCTCCACATTCCGCACAGGTTTTCGCCTGAATGCTAAAGACCAGCACTATCTGCAGCAAAAAGGCTTGTCAGTGGTGCTGGATCATGCCGAAAAATTCATTGCCGAACGGTTGGCACCGGCGGAGATTGCCAATGATGGTCAACAAACCCCCATGCGTGGTCATCCGGTGTTTGTGGCGCAACATGCCACCGCCACTTGTTGCCGTGGCTGTTTAGCCAAGTGGCATAGGCTGCCCGCAGGCCGTGCGTTAACGCTGGAAGAGCAGGCGTATGTGGTTGTGGTGATTGAACGCTGGTTGCAAAGTGTTATGGCTGATCCAGCAAGCGCTGAAGAAGAATAAAAAAGGAGAAGGC contains the following coding sequences:
- a CDS encoding DUF4186 domain-containing protein yields the protein MRDLDQLFQALQRSTFRTGFRLNAKDQHYLQQKGLSVVLDHAEKFIAERLAPAEIANDGQQTPMRGHPVFVAQHATATCCRGCLAKWHRLPAGRALTLEEQAYVVVVIERWLQSVMADPASAEEE
- the hpf gene encoding ribosome hibernation-promoting factor, HPF/YfiA family — translated: MNLQLTGHHLEITPALRDYVSSKFTRISNHFDHVIDVKVTMSVEKLAQKVEATLHVPGNDLHAACTDENMYSAIDMLTDKLDRQVLKHKEKNGDHHKSGGAVKHQLSS
- the hprK gene encoding HPr(Ser) kinase/phosphatase, with translation MAQISVADLYKQIRSKLKLKWVAGESGGQKILTSGTVTKPSLALVGHLNFVHPNRVQVLGCAEMDYLGGLSILAVQQAVSNLFSTDLAMVVVANGEKVPAIMLEAAQQTQTPLFTTPLISPQLMELLSHYLAVATAETTSMHGVFMEVQGFGVLITGSAAIGKSELALELISRGHRLVADDIVDFYRISPERIEGRCPELLQDFLEVRGLGILNIRALYGDNAVKPTKPLDMMIQLELADELKPQDLDRLSANRQTQHVLDVEVSKVIIPIAAGRNIAVLVEAAVRNHMLLLRGVNATKQLTQRQKQIMLRESKLR
- the alkB gene encoding DNA oxidative demethylase AlkB, producing the protein MDLFTEQRPHSIAIAEGACWLPGFALPEMHALWPCVKHHLTAHPPQHMMTPMGYVMSVQTSSMGALGWVSNAQGYGYSPVNPSTNVSWPPLPAVILQLAAEAAGKAGYSQFVPDSCLINVYAPGCKMGLHQDKDEKDFTQPIVSVSLGLPATFLFGGSKRSDKPVKIPLQHGDVVVWGGASRRFYHGVSPVKAGTHSLTGNCRINLTLRKAG
- a CDS encoding FxDxF family PEP-CTERM protein — its product is MLGKAFLLGGMLVSFGANAAVIDFDVNDIDPTNATTILQLPSQNGVFNFAGYLNTGGEVQTNQNPGDTFGLYLGSTLLKPLSSFTFDSTNVGYSFDFKNLAAGSYTLRFNINGNATARAFDLTSTITPVPEPESFALMAVGLGILGLIARRKA
- a CDS encoding MFS transporter, which produces MSLSIRQILAHQGYALPKLLTYRIFMVLSYQMMMVAIGWHVYQLTHDPWSLGLIGLAEVIPYMGSALFAGHAVDHYFSRRGFAMVSALFLAMNAGLLVWIAQYPGPHTATWIYATVALTGFARALISPSYNTLFALIIPRASIAKASGIGSSMFQIGLIVGPAIGGLLVGFADTYVAYEISALLALGGAVAALALRVQEHRSHAPMRVFASIGEGLRFVRRTQVVLAAQLLDMFAVLFGGAVAMLPAFVHDIYQMGPEGLGVLRAAPALGAIVTGIWLAKHPIHKHSGRWLLLAVAGFGLCMIAFGLCRTYWLGIIILAMSGMMDAVSVILRQTILQLATPDGMRGRVSAINGIFIGSSNELGAFESGLTARLMGLVPSVVFGGCMTLLVVGVTWFKAPKLRDLHLMDLH